A DNA window from Acomys russatus chromosome 7, mAcoRus1.1, whole genome shotgun sequence contains the following coding sequences:
- the LOC127192275 gene encoding olfactory receptor 52W1 — MAETPQSNSTFQRPAFFILTGIPGLGDGQAWLTLVFGPMYLLALLCNATLLTVIRIDSTLHQPMFLLLATLAVTDLGLATSIAPGLLAVLWFGPQPVQYTACLSQMFFVHALTAMESGVLLAMACDRAVAVGRPLHYSILVTKARVGYVVLALTLKVVAVVVPFPLLVARFEHFHAKIIHHAYCAHMAVVELVVGNTWVNNLYGLALSLAVSGVDILGIAGSYGLIAHAVLQLPTWEARAKAFGTCSSHICVILAFYVPGLFSFLTHRFGRHTVPKPVHILLSNIYLLLPPALNPLIYGVRTKQIRDRFLEMFRFRKKQF, encoded by the coding sequence ATGGCAGAAACTCCACAGTCCAACTCCACTTTCCAACGCCCAGCTTTCTTCATATTGACTGGCATCCCAGGGTTGGGAGATGGCCAGGCCTGGCTGACACTAGTGTTTGGACCTATGTATCTGCTGGCCCTACTGTGCAATGCAACACTTCTGACAGTGATCCGAATAGACTCTACCCTGCACCAGCCCATGTTTTTACTCCTGGCCACACTAGCAGTTACTGACCTGGGCTTAGCCACATCTATAGCCCCAGGGTTGCTGGCTGTGCTGTGGTTTGGACCTCAACCTGTACAATATACTGCCTGCCTAAGCCAGATGTTCTTTGTACATGCACTGACTGCTATGGAATCTGGTGTGCTTTTGGCCATGGCTTGTGATCGTGCTGTGGCAGTAGGGCGTCCACTACACTACTCTATCTTAGTTACCAAAGCCCGAGTGGGCTATGTGGTCTTGGCACTAACATTGAAAGTTGTGGCTGTTGTGGTGCCTTTTCCTCTGCTGGTGGCACGGTTTGAGCACTTCCATGCCAAGATCATACACCATGCCTATTGTGCACACATGGCAGTCGTAGAGCTGGTGGTGGGTAACACATGGGTCAACAACTTGTATGGACTAGCACTTTCACTGGCTGTGTCTGGTGTAGATATTCTGGGTATTGCTGGGTCTTATGGGCTCATTGCCCATGCTGTGCTTCAGCTACCTACCTGGGAAGCCCGGGCAAAGGCCTTTGGTACATGTAGTTCTCACATCTGTGTCATCCTGGCATTCTATGTGCCtggtctcttctccttcctcacacACCGCTTTGGTCGTCACACTGTCCCAAAGCCAGTGCATATCCTTTTGTCCAACATCTATTTGCTGCTGCCACCTGCCCTCAACCCCCTCATCTATGGAGTCCGCACCAAGCAGATAAGGGACCGATTCTTAGAAATGTTCAGATTCAGAAAAAAGCAGTTTTAA
- the C7H11orf42 gene encoding uncharacterized protein C11orf42 homolog, translated as MLVSTPHLLTLDEADATWALIKDKVIEERFGSNVVAVPFLSDAACYDLLGVLVKQSRPAHTRLTLPGRQGRRALKSVGLLPNLLDQAGSERVFAHCTREYSPNGRAEIAYEEMRMLDGQPCRIRLHMGGLRKKVAFFLLPPGQVSLQQNLPWLRSTHSIYVIYQVFSCTWLQLGLLPIAHEPQLLRIQRSLPIAFSCLKFSLQPKGVLGPQKSLIKDPLPQGANWVRPSLSIISTLAPTSVSLPADNPEVADDVSPPVPPPPVPAPPTPPPQEGPEGRPTRFSYKGRNPFRRGPYMLSAENWLFSPRNPPPGAQGGGPGDPDRHSMSLPLLQGLSSEFDSDE; from the exons atgTTGGTCAGTACCCCCCACCTGCTAACACTGGATGAAGCAGATGCCACTTGGGCCCTCATCAAGGATAAG GTCATCGAGGAGCGTTTTGGGTCCAATGTAGTGGCAGTACCTTTCCTGTCGGATGCAGCCTGCTATGATCTACTGGGCGTGCTAGTGAAACAGTCCCGTCCAGCCCACACACGCCTGACTCTGCCAGGTCGGCAGGGCCGAAGGGCACTGAAATCAGTAGGGCTACTACCAAATCTTCTAGATCAGGCAGGGTCTGAGCGTGTCTTTGCCCACTGCACTCGAGAATACTCACCAAATGGCCGGGCCGAGATAGCCTATGAAGAAATGCGAATGCTGGATGGACAGCCCTGTCGGATCCGCCTACATATGGGAGGTCTGCGCAAGAAAGTTGCCTTCTTTCTGCTACCACCAGGACAGGTGAGCCTACAGCAGAATCTCCCCTGGCTCCGAAGCACCCACAGCATCTACGTCATCTACCAGGTCTTCTCCTGCACCTGGCTACAGCTAGGGCTGTTGCCTATAGCCCATGAGCCCCAGCTGCTCCGGATACAGCGGTCACTACCTATTGCTTTTTCCTGCCTCAAGTTTTCACTGCAGCCCAAGGGTGTACTGGGACCACAGAAGTCTCTGATCAAAGATCCACTGCCCCAAGGGGCCAACTGGGTTAGACCTAGCCTTAGCATCATATCAACTCTGGCCCCCACATCTGTATCATTACCTGCTGATAACCCTGAAGTTGCTGATGATGTATCTCCACCTGTCCCACCTCCACCTGTCCCAGCCCCACCTACACCACCTCCCCAAGAAGGGCCAGAAGGCAGACCTACCAGATTCTCCTATAAGGGTCGAAACCCATTCCGGAGGGGCCCCTATATGCTTTCAG CAGAGAACTGGCTCTTCAGCCCCCGCAACCCCCCACCAGGAGCCCAGGGTGGGGGCCCCGGGGACCCCGACCGGCACTCCATGTCCCTGCCCCTGCTGCAGGGTCTGTCCTCGGAGTTCGACAGCGACGAataa
- the Fhip1b gene encoding FHF complex subunit HOOK interacting protein 1B isoform X1: MEKMNWLSRLASRVPGHRVPQGASLQTPVMADPETCLMVFKNHWSQVVRILERQGPRAASGGADDLSAVRNHTYQMLTLLAEDRAVPSAPSGPGPLLEFALREDLLSRVLTWQLQWDELGDGVEERRAEQLKLFEMLVSEARQPLLRHGPVREALLALLDACGRPVPSSPALDEGLVLLLSQLCVCVAREPSLLEFFLQPPPEPGAAPRLLLFSRLVPFVHREGTLGQQARDALLLLMALSDGIPTVGRYIADHSYFCPVLATGLSALYSSLPRKIEVPGDDWHCLRREDWIGVPALALFMSSLEFCNAVIQVAHPLVQKQLVDYIHNGFLVPVMGPALHKTSVEEMIASTAYLELFLRSISEPALLRTFLRFLLLHRHDTHTILDTLVARIGSNSRLCMVSLSLFRTLLNLSCEDVLLQLVLRYLVPCNHVMLSQKPAVRDVDLYGRAADKFLSLIPRCCRHHASSPPRPEHASWARGGPSREAGRREDITGPGSPSVDSSSVVTVPRPSTPSRLALFLRQQSLGGSESPGPAPRSPGLTASPSSSPGRRPSPAEEPGELEDNYLEYLREARHGVDRCVRACRTWSAPYDGERPPPEPNSFGSRTKKRSLLPEEERDNMGGGEEENLGNRGLAVDVGDTPGHLSPPQLNGVPGPWPEGTKKVRLVPRLVPQERVKELLEGTSEGMAGLEGFGQELRELEVALSNGGASSEPPLEPPLPPEEEEAYESFTCPPEPPGPFLSSPLRTLHQLPSQPFTGPFMAVLFAKLENMLQNSVYVNFLLTGLVAQLACHPQPLLRSFLLNTNMVFQPSVKSLLQVLGSVKNKIESFAASQEDFPALLSKAKKYLIARGKLDWAEGSTAGPAPRRSDSLVRSRRPSLGELLLRHAHSPTRARQAAQVLQPGRDGTGLGLGGGSPGASTPILLPRGGASERQGEALRVKNAVYCAVIFPEFLKELAAISQAHAVTSPFLLDTSEEVSVPPISGFGPLNP; encoded by the exons ATGGAGAAGATGAACTGgctgagcaggctggcctcccgGGTCCCTGGGCACCGTGTACCTCAAGGGGCCAGTCTGCAGACCCCTGTCATGGCTGACCCTGAAACATGCCTCATGGTTTTCAAGAATCACTGGTCCCAG GTGGTACGAATTCTGGAGCGGCAAGGCCCTCGGGCAGCTTCTGGAGGTGCAGATGATCTCAGTGCTGTGAGAAACCACACATACCAAATGCTAACATTGCTGGCAGAGGATCGAGCAGTCCCTTCAGCCCCCTCAGGCCCTGGGCCCCTGCTAGAGTTTGCTCTGCGTGAGGATCTGTTGAGCAGAGTGTTGACCTGGCAGTTACAATGGGATGAACTTGGAGATGGGGTTGAGGAGCGGCGGGCTGAGCAGCTGAAATTATTCGAGATGCTAGTAAGTGAAGCTCGCCAGCCTCTTTTGCGGCATGGGCCAGTCCGTGAAGCTCTACTTGCCCTGCTGGATGCCTGTGGCCGCCCTGTGCCCAGTAGCCCAGCACTGGATGAAGGCCTGGTGCTGCTTCTCagccaactgtgtgtgtgtgttgctcggGAGCCTTCGTTGCTGGAGTTCTTCTTACAGCCACCTCCTGAGCCTGGAGCTGCTCCACGTCTTCTCCTCTTTTCTCGCCTTGTCCCTTTTGTCCATCGAGAAGGCACCCTGGGCCAGCAGGCTCGTGATGCTCTACTTCTGCTCATGGCTCTGTCAGATGGGATCCCCACTGTGGGCCGCTACATCGCGGATCACTCTTACTTCTGCCCG GTGCTGGCCACGGGGCTGAGTGCCCTGTATTCCTCACTGCCCCGAAAGATTGAGGTTCCAGGGGATGATTGGCACTGCTTGCGACGGGAAGACTGGATAGGAGTGCCAGCCCTTGCGCTCTTCATGAGTTCCCTAGAGTTCTGCAATGCAGTCATACAG GTTGCTCACCCCCTGGTGCAAAAGCAGCTGGTTGATTATATCCATAATGGTTTCCTGGTGCCTGTCATGGGCCCTGCCCTGCACAAG ACCTCTGTGGAGGAGATGATTGCGAGTACCGCCTATCTGGAACTTTTCCTGCGGAGCATCTCAGAGCCTGCCTTGCTCCGTACCTTCCTGCGCTTCCTGTTGTTACATCGGCATGATACCCACACCATCCTTGACACCCTCGTTGCCCGTATTGGCAGCAACTCCCGG cTCTGCATGGTCTCTCTGAGTCTCTTCAGGACCCTTCTGAACCTCAGCTGTGAGGATGTTCTGCTGCAGCTGGTTCTCAG GTATCTTGTCCCATGTAACCATGTGATGCTGAGCCAGAAGCCAGCTGTGCGTGATGTGGATCTTTATGGACGAGCAGCTGACAAGTTTCTCTCCCTAATCCCACGCTGCTGTCGGCACCATGCTTCTAGCCCACCTCGTCCAGAGCATGCCTCATGGGCACGAGGTGGGCCtagcagagaggcagggagaagggaggacatcACGG gCCCTGGAAGCCCAAGTGTTGATTCTTCTTCAGTGGTAACAGTGCCTCGCCCCTCCACGCCATCTCGTCTGGCTCTGTTTCTTCGGCAGCAGAGCCTAGGTGGCTCTGAGTCCCCGGGTCCGGCTCCTCGCTCACCAGGGCTTACTGCATCCCCATCCTCCAGCCCTGGCCGAAGACCCAGCCCTGCAGAGGAGCCTGGTGAGCTAGAAGACAATTACCTGGAGTATCTGCGTGAGGCACGCCATGGTGTAGACCGCTGTGTCCGAGCCTGCCGAACCTGGTCTGCCCCTTATGATGGCGAGCGGCCCCCTCCTGAGCCTAACTCTTTTGGCTCCCGGACTAAGAAACGCAGCCTACtgccagaggaagagagggacaatatggggggaggggaagaggaaaaccTAGGGAATCGGGGGCTAGCTGTGGATGTAGGGGATACCCCTGGCCACCTATCCCCACCTCAGCTCAATGGGGTACCAGGGCCATGGCCAGAGGGAACCAAGAAGGTTCGTCTGGTGCCACGATTGGTGCCACAGGAAAGAGTTAAGGAATTATTAGAGGGTACCTCAGAGGGTATGGCAGGACTGGAGGGCTTTGGGCAAGAGCTCCGGGAGCTGGAGGTGGCGTTGAGCAATGGTGGAGCTAGCTCAGAGCCTCCCTTAGAGCCTCCACTAcctcctgaggaggaggaggcctacGAGAGCTTCACCTGCCCTCCTGAGCCCCCTGGCCCCTTCCTCAGCAGCCCTTTGCGGACTCTCCACCAGCTGCCAAGCCAGCCCTTCACTG GCCCCTTCATGGCTGTGCTCTTTGCCAAACTCGAGAACATGCTGCAGAACTCCGTCTATGTCAACTTCCTGCTGACGGGGCTGGTGGCCCAGCTGGCCTGTcacccccagcccctgctccGCTCTTTCCTGCTCAACACCAACATGGTCTTCCAGCCCAGTGTCAAGTCCCTGCTGCAG GTGCTGGGCTCTGTGAAGAATAAGATTGAGAGCTTTGCAGCTTCCCAGGAGGACTTTCCTGCTCTGCTATCCAAAGCCAAGAAGTACCTCATTGCCCGTGGCAAGCTGGACTGGGCTGAGGGTTCTACAGCAGGACCTGCCCCCCGCCGTTCTGATTCCCTAG TGAGGAGCCGGAGGCCATCCTTGGGGGAGTTACTCCTGCGGCACGCACACAGTCCAACCAGGGCCCGGCAGGCGGCACAGGTTCTTCAGCCTGGGCGAGATGGAACAGGACTTGGACTAGGTGGGGGCTCTCCGGGGGCTTCAACTCCAATTCTACTCCCCCGGGGCGGGGCTTCTGAGCGCCAAGGTGAGGCTCTTCGAGTCAAGAATGCTGTCTACTGTGCAGTCATTTTCCCTGAGTTTCTCAAGGAGTTGGctgccatctcccaggcccatgCTGTCACCTCACCTTTCTTGTTGGATACTTCAGAGGAGGTATCTGTTCCTCCCATCTCAGGCTTTGGGCCCCTCAATCCTTAA
- the Fhip1b gene encoding FHF complex subunit HOOK interacting protein 1B isoform X2: MEKMNWLSRLASRVPGHRVPQGASLQTPVMADPETCLMVFKNHWSQVVRILERQGPRAASGGADDLSAVRNHTYQMLTLLAEDRAVPSAPSGPGPLLEFALREDLLSRVLTWQLQWDELGDGVEERRAEQLKLFEMLVSEARQPLLRHGPVREALLALLDACGRPVPSSPALDEGLVLLLSQLCVCVAREPSLLEFFLQPPPEPGAAPRLLLFSRLVPFVHREGTLGQQARDALLLLMALSDGIPTVGRYIADHSYFCPVLATGLSALYSSLPRKIEVPGDDWHCLRREDWIGVPALALFMSSLEFCNAVIQVAHPLVQKQLVDYIHNGFLVPVMGPALHKTSVEEMIASTAYLELFLRSISEPALLRTFLRFLLLHRHDTHTILDTLVARIGSNSRLCMVSLSLFRTLLNLSCEDVLLQLVLRYLVPCNHVMLSQKPAVRDVDLYGRAADKFLSLIPRCCRHHASSPPRPEHASWARGPGSPSVDSSSVVTVPRPSTPSRLALFLRQQSLGGSESPGPAPRSPGLTASPSSSPGRRPSPAEEPGELEDNYLEYLREARHGVDRCVRACRTWSAPYDGERPPPEPNSFGSRTKKRSLLPEEERDNMGGGEEENLGNRGLAVDVGDTPGHLSPPQLNGVPGPWPEGTKKVRLVPRLVPQERVKELLEGTSEGMAGLEGFGQELRELEVALSNGGASSEPPLEPPLPPEEEEAYESFTCPPEPPGPFLSSPLRTLHQLPSQPFTGPFMAVLFAKLENMLQNSVYVNFLLTGLVAQLACHPQPLLRSFLLNTNMVFQPSVKSLLQVLGSVKNKIESFAASQEDFPALLSKAKKYLIARGKLDWAEGSTAGPAPRRSDSLVRSRRPSLGELLLRHAHSPTRARQAAQVLQPGRDGTGLGLGGGSPGASTPILLPRGGASERQGEALRVKNAVYCAVIFPEFLKELAAISQAHAVTSPFLLDTSEEVSVPPISGFGPLNP; this comes from the exons ATGGAGAAGATGAACTGgctgagcaggctggcctcccgGGTCCCTGGGCACCGTGTACCTCAAGGGGCCAGTCTGCAGACCCCTGTCATGGCTGACCCTGAAACATGCCTCATGGTTTTCAAGAATCACTGGTCCCAG GTGGTACGAATTCTGGAGCGGCAAGGCCCTCGGGCAGCTTCTGGAGGTGCAGATGATCTCAGTGCTGTGAGAAACCACACATACCAAATGCTAACATTGCTGGCAGAGGATCGAGCAGTCCCTTCAGCCCCCTCAGGCCCTGGGCCCCTGCTAGAGTTTGCTCTGCGTGAGGATCTGTTGAGCAGAGTGTTGACCTGGCAGTTACAATGGGATGAACTTGGAGATGGGGTTGAGGAGCGGCGGGCTGAGCAGCTGAAATTATTCGAGATGCTAGTAAGTGAAGCTCGCCAGCCTCTTTTGCGGCATGGGCCAGTCCGTGAAGCTCTACTTGCCCTGCTGGATGCCTGTGGCCGCCCTGTGCCCAGTAGCCCAGCACTGGATGAAGGCCTGGTGCTGCTTCTCagccaactgtgtgtgtgtgttgctcggGAGCCTTCGTTGCTGGAGTTCTTCTTACAGCCACCTCCTGAGCCTGGAGCTGCTCCACGTCTTCTCCTCTTTTCTCGCCTTGTCCCTTTTGTCCATCGAGAAGGCACCCTGGGCCAGCAGGCTCGTGATGCTCTACTTCTGCTCATGGCTCTGTCAGATGGGATCCCCACTGTGGGCCGCTACATCGCGGATCACTCTTACTTCTGCCCG GTGCTGGCCACGGGGCTGAGTGCCCTGTATTCCTCACTGCCCCGAAAGATTGAGGTTCCAGGGGATGATTGGCACTGCTTGCGACGGGAAGACTGGATAGGAGTGCCAGCCCTTGCGCTCTTCATGAGTTCCCTAGAGTTCTGCAATGCAGTCATACAG GTTGCTCACCCCCTGGTGCAAAAGCAGCTGGTTGATTATATCCATAATGGTTTCCTGGTGCCTGTCATGGGCCCTGCCCTGCACAAG ACCTCTGTGGAGGAGATGATTGCGAGTACCGCCTATCTGGAACTTTTCCTGCGGAGCATCTCAGAGCCTGCCTTGCTCCGTACCTTCCTGCGCTTCCTGTTGTTACATCGGCATGATACCCACACCATCCTTGACACCCTCGTTGCCCGTATTGGCAGCAACTCCCGG cTCTGCATGGTCTCTCTGAGTCTCTTCAGGACCCTTCTGAACCTCAGCTGTGAGGATGTTCTGCTGCAGCTGGTTCTCAG GTATCTTGTCCCATGTAACCATGTGATGCTGAGCCAGAAGCCAGCTGTGCGTGATGTGGATCTTTATGGACGAGCAGCTGACAAGTTTCTCTCCCTAATCCCACGCTGCTGTCGGCACCATGCTTCTAGCCCACCTCGTCCAGAGCATGCCTCATGGGCACGAG gCCCTGGAAGCCCAAGTGTTGATTCTTCTTCAGTGGTAACAGTGCCTCGCCCCTCCACGCCATCTCGTCTGGCTCTGTTTCTTCGGCAGCAGAGCCTAGGTGGCTCTGAGTCCCCGGGTCCGGCTCCTCGCTCACCAGGGCTTACTGCATCCCCATCCTCCAGCCCTGGCCGAAGACCCAGCCCTGCAGAGGAGCCTGGTGAGCTAGAAGACAATTACCTGGAGTATCTGCGTGAGGCACGCCATGGTGTAGACCGCTGTGTCCGAGCCTGCCGAACCTGGTCTGCCCCTTATGATGGCGAGCGGCCCCCTCCTGAGCCTAACTCTTTTGGCTCCCGGACTAAGAAACGCAGCCTACtgccagaggaagagagggacaatatggggggaggggaagaggaaaaccTAGGGAATCGGGGGCTAGCTGTGGATGTAGGGGATACCCCTGGCCACCTATCCCCACCTCAGCTCAATGGGGTACCAGGGCCATGGCCAGAGGGAACCAAGAAGGTTCGTCTGGTGCCACGATTGGTGCCACAGGAAAGAGTTAAGGAATTATTAGAGGGTACCTCAGAGGGTATGGCAGGACTGGAGGGCTTTGGGCAAGAGCTCCGGGAGCTGGAGGTGGCGTTGAGCAATGGTGGAGCTAGCTCAGAGCCTCCCTTAGAGCCTCCACTAcctcctgaggaggaggaggcctacGAGAGCTTCACCTGCCCTCCTGAGCCCCCTGGCCCCTTCCTCAGCAGCCCTTTGCGGACTCTCCACCAGCTGCCAAGCCAGCCCTTCACTG GCCCCTTCATGGCTGTGCTCTTTGCCAAACTCGAGAACATGCTGCAGAACTCCGTCTATGTCAACTTCCTGCTGACGGGGCTGGTGGCCCAGCTGGCCTGTcacccccagcccctgctccGCTCTTTCCTGCTCAACACCAACATGGTCTTCCAGCCCAGTGTCAAGTCCCTGCTGCAG GTGCTGGGCTCTGTGAAGAATAAGATTGAGAGCTTTGCAGCTTCCCAGGAGGACTTTCCTGCTCTGCTATCCAAAGCCAAGAAGTACCTCATTGCCCGTGGCAAGCTGGACTGGGCTGAGGGTTCTACAGCAGGACCTGCCCCCCGCCGTTCTGATTCCCTAG TGAGGAGCCGGAGGCCATCCTTGGGGGAGTTACTCCTGCGGCACGCACACAGTCCAACCAGGGCCCGGCAGGCGGCACAGGTTCTTCAGCCTGGGCGAGATGGAACAGGACTTGGACTAGGTGGGGGCTCTCCGGGGGCTTCAACTCCAATTCTACTCCCCCGGGGCGGGGCTTCTGAGCGCCAAGGTGAGGCTCTTCGAGTCAAGAATGCTGTCTACTGTGCAGTCATTTTCCCTGAGTTTCTCAAGGAGTTGGctgccatctcccaggcccatgCTGTCACCTCACCTTTCTTGTTGGATACTTCAGAGGAGGTATCTGTTCCTCCCATCTCAGGCTTTGGGCCCCTCAATCCTTAA
- the Fhip1b gene encoding FHF complex subunit HOOK interacting protein 1B isoform X3, with product MEKMNWLSRLASRVPGHRVPQGASLQTPVMADPETCLMVFKNHWSQVVRILERQGPRAASGGADDLSAVRNHTYQMLTLLAEDRAVPSAPSGPGPLLEFALREDLLSRVLTWQLQWDELGDGVEERRAEQLKLFEMLVSEARQPLLRHGPVREALLALLDACGRPVPSSPALDEGLVLLLSQLCVCVAREPSLLEFFLQPPPEPGAAPRLLLFSRLVPFVHREGTLGQQARDALLLLMALSDGIPTVGRYIADHSYFCPVLATGLSALYSSLPRKIEVPGDDWHCLRREDWIGVPALALFMSSLEFCNAVIQVAHPLVQKQLVDYIHNGFLVPVMGPALHKTSVEEMIASTAYLELFLRSISEPALLRTFLRFLLLHRHDTHTILDTLVARIGSNSRLCMVSLSLFRTLLNLSCEDVLLQLVLRYLVPCNHVMLSQKPAVRDVDLYGRAADKFLSLIPRCCRHHASSPPRPEHASWARGGPSREAGRREDITGPGSPSVDSSSVVTVPRPSTPSRLALFLRQQSLGGSESPGPAPRSPGLTASPSSSPGRRPSPAEEPGELEDNYLEYLREARHGVDRCVRACRTWSAPYDGERPPPEPNSFGSRTKKRSLLPEEERDNMGGGEEENLGNRGLAVDVGDTPGHLSPPQLNGVPGPWPEGTKKVRLVPRLVPQERVKELLEGTSEGMAGLEGFGQELRELEVALSNGGASSEPPLEPPLPPEEEEAYESFTCPPEPPGPFLSSPLRTLHQLPSQPFTGPFMAVLFAKLENMLQNSVYVNFLLTGLVAQLACHPQPLLRSFLLNTNMVFQPSVKSLLQVCDACMHGCWAL from the exons ATGGAGAAGATGAACTGgctgagcaggctggcctcccgGGTCCCTGGGCACCGTGTACCTCAAGGGGCCAGTCTGCAGACCCCTGTCATGGCTGACCCTGAAACATGCCTCATGGTTTTCAAGAATCACTGGTCCCAG GTGGTACGAATTCTGGAGCGGCAAGGCCCTCGGGCAGCTTCTGGAGGTGCAGATGATCTCAGTGCTGTGAGAAACCACACATACCAAATGCTAACATTGCTGGCAGAGGATCGAGCAGTCCCTTCAGCCCCCTCAGGCCCTGGGCCCCTGCTAGAGTTTGCTCTGCGTGAGGATCTGTTGAGCAGAGTGTTGACCTGGCAGTTACAATGGGATGAACTTGGAGATGGGGTTGAGGAGCGGCGGGCTGAGCAGCTGAAATTATTCGAGATGCTAGTAAGTGAAGCTCGCCAGCCTCTTTTGCGGCATGGGCCAGTCCGTGAAGCTCTACTTGCCCTGCTGGATGCCTGTGGCCGCCCTGTGCCCAGTAGCCCAGCACTGGATGAAGGCCTGGTGCTGCTTCTCagccaactgtgtgtgtgtgttgctcggGAGCCTTCGTTGCTGGAGTTCTTCTTACAGCCACCTCCTGAGCCTGGAGCTGCTCCACGTCTTCTCCTCTTTTCTCGCCTTGTCCCTTTTGTCCATCGAGAAGGCACCCTGGGCCAGCAGGCTCGTGATGCTCTACTTCTGCTCATGGCTCTGTCAGATGGGATCCCCACTGTGGGCCGCTACATCGCGGATCACTCTTACTTCTGCCCG GTGCTGGCCACGGGGCTGAGTGCCCTGTATTCCTCACTGCCCCGAAAGATTGAGGTTCCAGGGGATGATTGGCACTGCTTGCGACGGGAAGACTGGATAGGAGTGCCAGCCCTTGCGCTCTTCATGAGTTCCCTAGAGTTCTGCAATGCAGTCATACAG GTTGCTCACCCCCTGGTGCAAAAGCAGCTGGTTGATTATATCCATAATGGTTTCCTGGTGCCTGTCATGGGCCCTGCCCTGCACAAG ACCTCTGTGGAGGAGATGATTGCGAGTACCGCCTATCTGGAACTTTTCCTGCGGAGCATCTCAGAGCCTGCCTTGCTCCGTACCTTCCTGCGCTTCCTGTTGTTACATCGGCATGATACCCACACCATCCTTGACACCCTCGTTGCCCGTATTGGCAGCAACTCCCGG cTCTGCATGGTCTCTCTGAGTCTCTTCAGGACCCTTCTGAACCTCAGCTGTGAGGATGTTCTGCTGCAGCTGGTTCTCAG GTATCTTGTCCCATGTAACCATGTGATGCTGAGCCAGAAGCCAGCTGTGCGTGATGTGGATCTTTATGGACGAGCAGCTGACAAGTTTCTCTCCCTAATCCCACGCTGCTGTCGGCACCATGCTTCTAGCCCACCTCGTCCAGAGCATGCCTCATGGGCACGAGGTGGGCCtagcagagaggcagggagaagggaggacatcACGG gCCCTGGAAGCCCAAGTGTTGATTCTTCTTCAGTGGTAACAGTGCCTCGCCCCTCCACGCCATCTCGTCTGGCTCTGTTTCTTCGGCAGCAGAGCCTAGGTGGCTCTGAGTCCCCGGGTCCGGCTCCTCGCTCACCAGGGCTTACTGCATCCCCATCCTCCAGCCCTGGCCGAAGACCCAGCCCTGCAGAGGAGCCTGGTGAGCTAGAAGACAATTACCTGGAGTATCTGCGTGAGGCACGCCATGGTGTAGACCGCTGTGTCCGAGCCTGCCGAACCTGGTCTGCCCCTTATGATGGCGAGCGGCCCCCTCCTGAGCCTAACTCTTTTGGCTCCCGGACTAAGAAACGCAGCCTACtgccagaggaagagagggacaatatggggggaggggaagaggaaaaccTAGGGAATCGGGGGCTAGCTGTGGATGTAGGGGATACCCCTGGCCACCTATCCCCACCTCAGCTCAATGGGGTACCAGGGCCATGGCCAGAGGGAACCAAGAAGGTTCGTCTGGTGCCACGATTGGTGCCACAGGAAAGAGTTAAGGAATTATTAGAGGGTACCTCAGAGGGTATGGCAGGACTGGAGGGCTTTGGGCAAGAGCTCCGGGAGCTGGAGGTGGCGTTGAGCAATGGTGGAGCTAGCTCAGAGCCTCCCTTAGAGCCTCCACTAcctcctgaggaggaggaggcctacGAGAGCTTCACCTGCCCTCCTGAGCCCCCTGGCCCCTTCCTCAGCAGCCCTTTGCGGACTCTCCACCAGCTGCCAAGCCAGCCCTTCACTG GCCCCTTCATGGCTGTGCTCTTTGCCAAACTCGAGAACATGCTGCAGAACTCCGTCTATGTCAACTTCCTGCTGACGGGGCTGGTGGCCCAGCTGGCCTGTcacccccagcccctgctccGCTCTTTCCTGCTCAACACCAACATGGTCTTCCAGCCCAGTGTCAAGTCCCTGCTGCAGGTGTgcgatgcatgcatgcatgg GTGCTGGGCTCTGTGA